In Streptomyces sp. TLI_146, the genomic stretch GACCTCGGCCTCCCCGAAACCGCCCCCGGCAACCCCGCCGCCCCAGCAGCCACCCCCCGCACCCCGGACCGCACCCCCGGCCCCACCCCCCTCCACCACCTCCTCACCGACCACCCCGACGTCCTCCTCCGCGCCGCCCGTCTCGCCGCCCCCGACCGGGTCGCCCGGCAGCTCGAAGCCGTGGCCGACGCGCTGCTCGACTTCCAGCACTGTGTGCTGCCGCTCGGGACGAGAAACCCTTGGCCGCCCACCGTGCCCGGCTCGCGCTCGCCGAAGCCGCCGGGGCGGTGCTCGCCGGTGGCCTGTCCCTGTTCGGTATCGACGCCCCTGAATTCCTGTGAACTCGTGACAGCCGTACGAGTCGTGAGAGTTGTGAGAGTGACCGCATGAGCCGTTCCGCACACCCCGCCGGGCCCCGTCACGCCGACGTCCTTCCCGAAGGGCACTACTCGGCCCCGCCCGCCGACCTCAACTTCCTCGACCCGAAGGTCTGGTCGCAGACCGTCGGGCGCAACGCCGACGGGCTCGCGACCGTCGCCGGACTCGATGTCGCCTCGCTCGCCGAGGAGTTCGGGACCCCCGCGTACTTCCTCGACGAAGCCGACTTCCGCTCCCGCTGCCGCGCCTGGGCCGACGCCTTCGGCAAGGATGCTGACGTCTTCTACGCCGGGAAGGCTTTTCTCTCCCGCGCCATCGTCCGGTGGCTCCACGAAGAAGGGCTCAACCTCGACGTCTGCTCCGGCACCGAGCTCGCCACCGCCCTCTCGGCCGGAATGCCCGCCGAGCGCATCGCCTTCCACGGCAACAACAAGTCGGAGGGGGAGATCCGGCGGGCTGTCGAGGTCGGGGTCGGGCGGATTGTTCTGGACTCCTTCCAGGAGATCGTCCGCGTCGCCCACATCGCCCAGAGCCTCGGCAAGCGCCAGCGCGTCCAGATCCGGGTGACCGTCGGCGTCGAGGCGCACACCCATGAGTTCATCGCCACCGCCCACGAAGACCAGAAGTTCGGCATCGCGCTGGCCGGGGGGCAGGCCGCCGAGGCCGTTCGGCGGGCGCTGAAGCTCGACGGGCTGGAGCTCATCGGGATCCACTCCCACATCGGGTCCCAGATCTTCGACATGGCGGGGTTCGAGGTCTCCGCCCGGCGGGTCGTGCAGCTGCTCGCCGACGTGCGCGACGAGCACGGCGTCGAGCTGCCCGAGATCGACCTCGGCGGCGGGCTCGGCATCGCGTACACCTCCGACGACGACCCCCGCGAGCCGCACGAGATCGCCAAGGCGCTCAACGAGATCGTCACCCGCGAGTGCGAGGCCGCCGGGCTGCGTACGCCGCGCATCTCCGTCGAGCCGGGGCGCGCGATCGTCGGGCCCAGCGCCTTCACGCTGTACGAGGTCGGGACCATCAAGCCGCTGGACGGGCTGCGGACCTATGTGAGCGTCGATGGCGGCATGTCCGACAACATCCGGACCGCCCTCTACGACGCCGAGTACTCCGTCTCCCTCGTCTCGCGCACCTCCGACGCCGAGCCGATGCTGGTACGGGTCGTGGGCAAGCACTGCGAGAGCGGCGACATCGTCGTACGGGACGCGTTCCTGCCCGCCGACCTGGCGCCCGGCGACCTCATCGCGGTGCCCGCCACCGGGGCGTACTGCCGCTCCATGGCCAGCAACTACAACCACGCCCTGCGGCCGCCCGTCGTGGCCGTCCGCGACGGCGAGGCGCGCGTCATCGTGCGGCGCGAGACCGAGGAAGATCTCCTGCGGCTCGACGTCGGATGATGAATAAATGAATAGATCGATGAATAAATAGTGGAATATGTGTCTCAGGATCCGGACGGAGGGCAGAAACCTCCGTCCGGTGAGTGAGACTGGTTGGCATTCAAGCTGGTAGAAGGAAACGAGGTCGGATGATGCGTACGCGTCCGCTGAAGGTGGCGCTGCTGGGCTGTGGAGTGGTCGGCTCAGAGGTGGCGCGCATCATGACGACGCACGCCGACGACCTCACGGCGCGCATCGGCGCGCCCGTGGAGCTCGCCGGTGTCGCCGTGCGCCGGCCCTCGAAGGTGCGCGAGGGCATCGACCCCGACCTCGTCACCACCGACGCCACCGCCCTCGTCAAACGCGGCGACATCGACGTCATCATCGAGGTCATCGGCGGCATCGAGCCCGCTCGTACGCTCATCACCACGGCTTTCGAGCACGGCGCCTCCGTCGTCTCCGCCAACAAGGCGCTGCTCGCCCAGGACGGCGCCGCGCTGCACGCCGCCGCCACCGAGCACGGGCGGGACCTGTACTACGAGGCCGCCGTCGCCGGTGCCATCCCGCTGATCCGGCCGCTGCGCGAGTCGCTCGCCGGTGACAAGGTCAACCGGGTGCTCGGCATCGTCAACGGCACGACCAACTTCATCCTCGACAAGATGGACTCCACCGGCGCCGGGTACCAGGAGGCGCTCGACGAGGCCACCGCCCTGGGGTACGCGGAGGCCGACCCGACCGCCGACGTCGAGGGCTTCGACGCCGCCGCCAAGGCCGCCATCCTCGCCGGGATCGCCTTCCACACCCGGGTCCGGCTCGACGACGTGTACCGCGAGGGCATGACCGAGGTCACCGCCGCCGACTTCGCCTCGGCGAAGGAGATGGGCTGCACCATCAAGCTGCTCGCCATCTGCGAGCGTGCCGCCGACGGCGGGTCCGTCACCGCGCGGGTGCACCCGGCGATGATCCCGCTCGACCATCCGCTGGCCTCCGTGCGCGGCGCGTACAACGCCGTCTTCGTCGAGGCCGAGGCCGCCGGACAGCTGATGTTCTACGGGCCCGGCGCGGGCGGCGCGCCGACCGCCTCCGCGGTCCTGGGCGACCTGGTCGCGGTCTGCCGCAACAAGCTCGCCGAGTCCACCGGCCCCGGTGAGTCCGCGTACACCCAGCTGCCCGTGAGCCCCATGGGCGACGTGGTGACGCGCTATCACATCAGCCTCGACGTGGCCGACAAGCCGGGTGTGCTCGCCCAGGTGGCCACCGTCTTCGCCGAGCACGGGGTGAGCATCGACACCGTGCGCCAGCAAGGCAAGGACGGTGAGGCCTCCCTCGTCGTCGTCACCCACCGCGCGGCCGACGCGGCCCTCACCGGGACCGTGGACGTGCTGCGGGGGCTCGACACCGTGCGGGGTGTCGCCAGCATCATGCGTGTTGAAGGGGAGTAACGAGCAATGACCCACCAGTGGCGCGGAATCATCGAGGAGTACCGGGACCGGCTCCCCGTCTCCGCTACGACCCCGGTCGTCACCCTCCGCGAGGGCGGCACGCCGCTCGTGCCCGCGCAGGTGCTCTCCGAGCGCACGGGCTGCGAGGTCCACCTCAAGGTCGAGGGTGCCAACCCGACCGGGTCCTTCAAGGACCGCGGGATGACGATGGCGATCACCCGGGCGAAGGAGGAGGGCGCGAAGGCGGTCATCTGCGCCTCCACCGGCAACACCTCCGCCTCCGCGGCCGCCTACGCGGTACGGGCCGGGATGGTCTGCGCCGTGCTGGTGCCGCAGGGCAAGATCGCGCTCGGCAAGATGGGCCAGGCGCTGGTGCACGGCGCGAGGATCCTCCAGGTGGACGGGAACTTCGACGACTGCCTGACGCTGGCGCGCGGGCTCTCCGACAACTACCCGGTGGCGCTGGTCAATTCGGTCAACCCGGTCCGCATCGAGGGCCAGAAGACCGCCGCGTTCGAGATCGTGGACATGCTCGGCGACGCGCCCGACATCCATGTGCTTCCCGTCGGCAACGCCGGCAACATCACGGCGTACTGGCGCGGTTACCGGGAGTACGCGGCCGACAAGCTGGCCACGCACACCCCCCGGATGTGGGGCTTCCAGGCCTCCGGCTCGGCGCCGATCGTGCGCGGCGAGGTGGTCAAGGACCCGTCGACGATCGCCACCGCGATTCGCATCGGCAACCCCGCGTCCTGGCAGTTCGCGGAGGCCGCGCGCGATGAATCGGGCGGTCTCATCGACGAGGTGACGGACCGTGAGATCCTGCGGGCCTACCGGCTGCTCGCCGCCCAGGAGGGCGTCTTCGTGGAGCCCGCCTCCGCCGCCTCGGTCGCCGGTCTGCTCAAGGCCGCCGAACAGGGTCTGGTCGACCCCGGCCAGAAGATCGTGTGCACGGTCACCGGCAACGGCCTGAAGGACCCGGACTGGGCCGTCGCGGGCGCTCCGCAGCCGGTCACGGTCCCGGTGGACGCGGCGGCCGCGGCCGAGCGCCTCGGTCTGGCGTAGCCAAAACCCGTACAACGCCGTGCAACTCGGCACGTAGGGGCGCAGGGGGCTCGCGACACGCATCGTGCGCCTCCTGTGCGCCCTATGTCGCCACTGAACCTTCCTTCGATAGGCTGTACCCAACCCACCCCGCCGCATATGCCGCGGTGCAGTTGCCCCCGTGGCCGTCGGGTCTTGGGTACCTCTTCGAAAATCTCGCAGCAGTCTCACAAGGAGAGTCATCAGAGCGATGGCCGGTCCCGCATTCCGCGCCGCCGCCGTACGGGTGCGCGTCCCC encodes the following:
- a CDS encoding homoserine dehydrogenase, which gives rise to MRTRPLKVALLGCGVVGSEVARIMTTHADDLTARIGAPVELAGVAVRRPSKVREGIDPDLVTTDATALVKRGDIDVIIEVIGGIEPARTLITTAFEHGASVVSANKALLAQDGAALHAAATEHGRDLYYEAAVAGAIPLIRPLRESLAGDKVNRVLGIVNGTTNFILDKMDSTGAGYQEALDEATALGYAEADPTADVEGFDAAAKAAILAGIAFHTRVRLDDVYREGMTEVTAADFASAKEMGCTIKLLAICERAADGGSVTARVHPAMIPLDHPLASVRGAYNAVFVEAEAAGQLMFYGPGAGGAPTASAVLGDLVAVCRNKLAESTGPGESAYTQLPVSPMGDVVTRYHISLDVADKPGVLAQVATVFAEHGVSIDTVRQQGKDGEASLVVVTHRAADAALTGTVDVLRGLDTVRGVASIMRVEGE
- the lysA gene encoding diaminopimelate decarboxylase codes for the protein MSRSAHPAGPRHADVLPEGHYSAPPADLNFLDPKVWSQTVGRNADGLATVAGLDVASLAEEFGTPAYFLDEADFRSRCRAWADAFGKDADVFYAGKAFLSRAIVRWLHEEGLNLDVCSGTELATALSAGMPAERIAFHGNNKSEGEIRRAVEVGVGRIVLDSFQEIVRVAHIAQSLGKRQRVQIRVTVGVEAHTHEFIATAHEDQKFGIALAGGQAAEAVRRALKLDGLELIGIHSHIGSQIFDMAGFEVSARRVVQLLADVRDEHGVELPEIDLGGGLGIAYTSDDDPREPHEIAKALNEIVTRECEAAGLRTPRISVEPGRAIVGPSAFTLYEVGTIKPLDGLRTYVSVDGGMSDNIRTALYDAEYSVSLVSRTSDAEPMLVRVVGKHCESGDIVVRDAFLPADLAPGDLIAVPATGAYCRSMASNYNHALRPPVVAVRDGEARVIVRRETEEDLLRLDVG
- the thrC gene encoding threonine synthase codes for the protein MTHQWRGIIEEYRDRLPVSATTPVVTLREGGTPLVPAQVLSERTGCEVHLKVEGANPTGSFKDRGMTMAITRAKEEGAKAVICASTGNTSASAAAYAVRAGMVCAVLVPQGKIALGKMGQALVHGARILQVDGNFDDCLTLARGLSDNYPVALVNSVNPVRIEGQKTAAFEIVDMLGDAPDIHVLPVGNAGNITAYWRGYREYAADKLATHTPRMWGFQASGSAPIVRGEVVKDPSTIATAIRIGNPASWQFAEAARDESGGLIDEVTDREILRAYRLLAAQEGVFVEPASAASVAGLLKAAEQGLVDPGQKIVCTVTGNGLKDPDWAVAGAPQPVTVPVDAAAAAERLGLA